The segment CGTGTCTTCGGCGTTGGTGGCGTCAACCGTAAGCACAGGCGCTGTTGCGAGCAACAACGCTTCGCCGCGGCAATTGACGTAGCTGCGGCTAACGGTTATATACGCACCGCCTGTACCCTCGCACGATACAGATTCCTGCACGACTGTTTCCACCGCGGTCGCGAGAACGATCTTTTTCATATCGTCGATTGCTTCGGTCAGCAAATCGTCGGACTCGCTCGACAATTTGACTTCCGTATCGAAATAACGTTTGCCGTATGTGCCGAGCTTTTCGAGCTTGCGATAGGACGCCTCGAACTCCGCATACGCTGTTTTGAGCGCGGCGACGTTAGTTGCGTTTCTTGTGGCGGTCACGGTCTCGAACGCCTCGTTTACCGCCGCGAGTTTTGTCCTGAGTTCGTCCGCAATAGTGGCTTCCACTTGATCCCGAATAGCCTCTTTTGCGTCGGCGGCGTAATTTTCAATCGTTTCGAGCTCGTCGGCGACGCCCGCGCTCACGTATCCCGCGAGCGAGTCCGTCGCGTCTTCGCAGGACGAAAGGATAAGCGCATAATTTACGTTTGACGTTTTGGCGTTTTCGTAAGCAATCTTCTTTATGAGAAGGTCAAACTCCGCCTTCTTCGCCGTTATTGCCGTTTCCCACTCGGTCACGGTAGGTTCAAGCGCGGCGTATGCGGTCGATTGTTCGGTCGTTATCATCGAGGTTGCCAACGTATTAAGCCCTTCCTTAGCGGTGTCTGCGGCGGTCTTTGCGGTTTTGAGCTTGGAAAGACTTTCCTCTTTCTCGACCTCAGCCGTCGCGGTGTCCAATGCTTCTGCAAAAGCGTTGTAAGCCTTTTCTGCCGCATCGTATATTTCAAAGGCGGCGTCGTACGTTTCCTTAGCGGCAACTACTTCCGCTTCCTCGGTAAGCCCTGCCGTTACGATATTTGCATACTGGGTGGCGGCACGGTCGAGGTTTGTTTTGATGGTCGCCGGGTCGGTGCTGTCGACGGAAACGTCTTCGAGATTTTCCACGATCGAAAGGTACGTATCGATCAACTGCTGATTGCTGGGCGCGTACTCGTAGGTCACTTCGTTCGAGTAGTCGCTCGCGAGCTTGTCGCCCACCGCGTTGACCTTGACGGACAGCTTATTGTTGTTGCCGAGTTTGAGCAACGCTACTACGTCTTCGCTTTCGAGGTCCAAAGACGTACCCCCCCCCGCAACCTTTGTTGTTTCGTCGCCGTTGATCTTTACGGTATAACCGTTTGTCGCGCCTTCGACCGCCGTCCATTTAAGGGTCGTGCCCTCGAGCGTAACAGTGGACATTGTAAACTTTTCGGTCGTAGGCGGATCTTGATCGCCGCCGGGACCGGGACCGGGATCAACCGGGGTATAGGTGTATTCCACGATCTCCGAGTACGGACTTGCGAGGAAGTTATCGGTAGCGTTGACCTTGACCGAAAGCTCGTTCTTGCCCTCGACGAGCTTAGCCGTGACCGTCAAAACGTCGAACGACGGCGACGCCACAGCCGTAACGGTGGTCGTTTCGTCATCGTTGATTTTTACGGTGTATTCTACCGCACCGTCGATCGCGTTCCACGAAAGAACGCTCTCGCTGATAGTGACGGTAGGCGCGTCGAACGTCGGGACCTCTTTCGAGCACGCTACGAGCCCGAAGCCGCCGCAAACGGTTGCGACCGACGCCGCGAGTAGTAGCGATTTGATTACCTTTTTCATATCATTCTCCTTATATGGAACGCACGAAAGTGCGTAGATTACTTGTTTTGACCGTTCTTTTGGTCGATAAGTGATCTATACCATTCGCCGCTGCGCTTGATCGTGCGCTTTTGCGTGGCATAGTCTACGTGTATGAGTCCGAAACGCGGTTTGTATCCCGCCGCCCATTCCATGTTATCCATCAAGCTCCAATAGTAGTAGCCGCGGCAGTCCAGCCCTTCCGCAATAGCCTGCGACAGCTTGCCGAGATACCGCTTCATGTAGTCGATCCTATCGTAGTCCTCAATCGTGCCGTCGAGCGTTACTATATCGTTGAGCGATATGCCGTTCTCGGTTATATACAGCGGAACTTTGAGCACAGACTGCAAATACTTCAACAGCTCGTAGAACCCGTCCTCGGTGATCGGCCAGTCCATGTCCGAATGATGTACGGACGGATACACGTGCCGCGTGCCCTCGCGGGTGTTCGATTTGTCGGCGGCTACGTAGTTTACGAAATAATGGTTTATGCCGATAAAGTCGACGGGCTCGGTTATGAGCTTCATGTCCTCTTTGGTTATTTCGGGAAGCAAGCCGCGCTCGCCGAACCACTTTTTGGCGTGCTTGGGATAGTCGCCGCACGCTACCGGCTCGAAGTACCAGCCCGCCCAGAACTCGTTAGCGAGCTTCGCCGCCTCGATATCCTCTTTGCTCTTCGTTGCGGGGCAGTTGTACGCATAGTCGAAGGTTATTCCTATCTCGCCGCCGAGGTTCTTTGTCCTGTAAAGCTTGACTGCCGAGCCGTGGCTCATAAGCACGTGGTGCGCAGCGAGAAGCTTCGCTCTGTAATCGCCCTTTATGCCGGGCGGGAACGAGCCAGTAACGTACCCGAAATCGGTGAACACGAACGGCTCGTTGAACGTAATGAACTTTTTGACCTTGCCGCCGAACGCGTCGAACAGCACTTCGGCGTAGCGCGTGTACCACTTGACGCTATCGGGATTGAGCCAGCCGCCTCTGTCTGCTAACGCCTGCGGAAGATCCCAGTGGAACATCGTGAGCATGGGCTCGATACCCGCCGCGATAAGCTCGTCGATAAGCGAATTATAAAAGTCGATACCCTTTTGATTGACCTCGCCGTCGCCGTCGGGGATAATGCGCGTCCACGCCACCGAGAACCGATAGCCGTCGAGGTGCATCTCCTTCATTTTGGCAACGTCCTCTTTGAACCTGTGATAATGATCGCAGGCGACCTCGCCCGTTTCGTTGCGATCGATATTGCCGGGGATATCGCAAAACTTATCCCAGTTGCTGTCGCCCTTGCCGTCCTCGTGCCTGCCGCCCTCGATCTGATACGCCGCGGTGGCAGCGCCTAATATAAAGTTTTTGGGGAATTTCAAGTTCATGCGAGTTGTACCTCTATTTGACTGTATTTGCCGTTTCTGACGGCTTCGGCTTGTTCGCCGATTACTCTTTCCGTTTCGATCGTTTGCTTACCGATGAGCTTGTATCGGGCGACCTTAACTCC is part of the Clostridiales bacterium genome and harbors:
- a CDS encoding beta-glucosidase, whose protein sequence is MNLKFPKNFILGAATAAYQIEGGRHEDGKGDSNWDKFCDIPGNIDRNETGEVACDHYHRFKEDVAKMKEMHLDGYRFSVAWTRIIPDGDGEVNQKGIDFYNSLIDELIAAGIEPMLTMFHWDLPQALADRGGWLNPDSVKWYTRYAEVLFDAFGGKVKKFITFNEPFVFTDFGYVTGSFPPGIKGDYRAKLLAAHHVLMSHGSAVKLYRTKNLGGEIGITFDYAYNCPATKSKEDIEAAKLANEFWAGWYFEPVACGDYPKHAKKWFGERGLLPEITKEDMKLITEPVDFIGINHYFVNYVAADKSNTREGTRHVYPSVHHSDMDWPITEDGFYELLKYLQSVLKVPLYITENGISLNDIVTLDGTIEDYDRIDYMKRYLGKLSQAIAEGLDCRGYYYWSLMDNMEWAAGYKPRFGLIHVDYATQKRTIKRSGEWYRSLIDQKNGQNK